Part of the Metarhizium brunneum chromosome 6, complete sequence genome is shown below.
ATGGGATTCCAACCATTTGGGGGTGGAGACCGGGATCTACCCGCCAGCAGTACTCCATAGCACCTGGGTTCTTGCTCAGAAAGCAAGCTAGGCTTGCATGGCTGGCCGCTTGTCAACTCGGCACTTATCCACTGGGCCATGTTCCAAGGATACCAACGACGCtcattgtacatatgtagaaCTTGTATCCGTAATGCTTCCGACCAACACCTAGTGGATGTACCGCGTAGTTGGAGCGAATAAGACGCAATGATGACGGATGATATATCACTCCGTCTTAGCCCCTCTACTCCATATCTCGCCCTGAATGTATCCTACTAGACAATCAGCATTGATCAGGCTCCGGTCCTAGTAGAGGCGAAGCCCTAGCGGTGGTTACTCACTTTCCGAAGGGCTGCATAACTTACGATGCGACGTCGATCCTCCAATTACACCGCCTGTAGTTGGTCAGTGTTCTCCAGCTAAACGAAACTCCGCAAATATCTCCCCGCTCAGTACCAGTTTCAAGTCATGTGGGAGCGTCGGGAGCCGATTGTCTGCATATCAGCGACGACGTTGAGGAATGGACCAAAGATTCACTGGCTGGTGCCCATTCACTTGGGTGCCGCAGAGAAGATTGCGCCGCGCTCCGTATGAGTAGACTGCCGACAAGATATATTGCGGCTATGAAGCACATTTTCCCCTCAGAGGCATCTGTCTCGAGTCGCACAACATCATGACTTAGCCGCAAACCATTTCGGCCAGTACTGGTGCATATATTAGGCAACGACGATATTTCTGAGGACGCGGCACTGACGAATGAAAATCTAGAAACAGAAAATCATTGTGTCTGCTCCATTCTGTGCCCTGTTCTACCACGCATAACATCCGGCAATCATGGTGCAGTTGGCTGAGGTTTCAAGCCGTCTTGGGCTCATCGCAGGAGCCCTGTCGTTATTTGTTAGTACTCTCCCAAAATCAATGATATTCAACATTGCTGCTGGGGCGTTCCGTACTGAAGCAATATAGGTCATAATATATACTGCAGGCTGCTGGATTTACAACCTGTGGTTGCACCCTTTGAGGAAATACCCTGGCCCCCGGTTCTATGCCGCTTCTCGAATCCCTTATTTGCGTTCTCTGCTCAGCGGAAGGCATCATGCTACTGTACTTCATCTGCATAAGAAATACGGATCCATTGTGCGAATTGCACCCAATGAGCTTGCTTTCAGTGATGCTGAGGCGTGGAGAGACATTATGGGGCACAAGAACAACGCCGAAGAGTTCGCCAAATATCGTCCCATTTACCGACCGGGTAGAGCTGCACTTACGCCACCAGACATAATATACTCGGGTCGGGACGAACATGCCGCATTGAGACGGCAACTATCTCATGGGTTCTCAGACAAGTCCATGAGAGGCCAAGAGTCACGTATCGTGCACTTTGTCGATCTCCTCATCAAGCGACTACACCAGTGGAACAACAACGGCAAGACCCCCCTTCGTATGGATTCGTGGTACAATTTCACCACATTTGACATCATCGGTGATTTAGCCTTTGGAGACTCTTTCGGCTGTCTTGAAAATTCCGACTACCACGAATGGGTCAAGTGTATTTTTGAGTTGACCCGTCTGGGAACCTATTTCCAGGTCGAAGACTATTACCCTCTCCTGAAGCGTATCGTAACGAGGATACTCCCCAACCGGGCCCTCGAGAAGCAGAGATTCCACGACAAGATCAACAAAGCAAAGCTGCAAAAAAGAATCGAAGCTGGCAGTAGGGATGATCTGATAGACGGtgtcttgaagaagaaggatgagTGGAACATGTCGATTGAGCAGTTAGAGTCGAATTCCACGCTGCTAGTTATTGCAGGATCCGAGACGACGGCCACCGTCCTCTCTGGTGTCACGTACCTACTCACATCTAATCCCCACACCCTCAAGCGCCTGACAGAGGAAGTCCGATCGACCTttgccgatgaagacgagaTTACTATCGAATCTGCCAGTAGACTCCGGTATATGCTAGCCTGTTTAGATGAAGCTCTCCGAATGTATCCGCCTGTTGCAATTGCGTTGCCAAGAACCACTCCAAAGGAGGGCGGCATGGTTGCAGGAACCTTCTTGCCTAAAGGCGTGAGTAGTTGGCCCTCCATGAGACGGGAAAGATGACGAGAATTATACAAATGGATGCTTACCTGACCTCAGACCGTTGTGGGCGTCCACCATTGGGCTGTATATCACATGGAAGAGCACTTCCAGGACCCCTTCAACTTCCATCCCGAGAGATTTTTGGGAGACGCAAGGTTCGCAAACGACAACCGAAACATTTTTCAGCCATTCCATGTCGGTCCACGAAACTGTATTGGCAGGAAGTAAGCATCGCACTTGCCTAGTTGCCTCTCTAATCCGCAAACcccccctcttccccccGCAGGGCATAAACCCCTCCAATCTCCCTCTCAACACACATCATTGTCTACTTTCATGTGAAAACGGAAGGCAAGAAAGTAATGCTAACGGGCCCTGCAGTCTGGCATATGCTGAGATGCGACTGATCCTCGCTCGTGTGATTTATAATTTCGACATGAAACTTGCGTCTGAGAGTTCGGGGTGGCTGAGCCAACGATCCTATACGCTGTGGGAGAAGAATCCGTTGATGGTGTATCT
Proteins encoded:
- the TRI11 gene encoding Trichothecene C-15 hydroxylase; the protein is MGHKNNAEEFAKYRPIYRPGRAALTPPDIIYSGRDEHAALRRQLSHGFSDKSMRGQESRIVHFVDLLIKRLHQWNNNGKTPLRMDSWYNFTTFDIIGDLAFGDSFGCLENSDYHEWVKCIFELTRLGTYFQVEDYYPLLKRIVTRILPNRALEKQRFHDKINKAKLQKRIEAGSRDDLIDGVLKKKDEWNMSIEQLESNSTLLVIAGSETTATVLSGVTYLLTSNPHTLKRLTEEVRSTFADEDEITIESASRLRYMLACLDEALRMYPPVAIALPRTTPKEGGMVAGTFLPKGTVVGVHHWAVYHMEEHFQDPFNFHPERFLGDARFANDNRNIFQPFHVGPRNCIGRNLAYAEMRLILARVIYNFDMKLASESSGWLSQRSYTLWEKNPLMVYLTPRADKEKPALWREAAASTGA